The following coding sequences lie in one Alosa sapidissima isolate fAloSap1 chromosome 15, fAloSap1.pri, whole genome shotgun sequence genomic window:
- the tlcd1 gene encoding TLC domain-containing protein 1 produces the protein MEALLPVLQQHSGLSVLACAVAFRCVHYMLRNLPVPDEVQQDAFRFWKWRNLSVSLVHSLVTGVWAVTCLVQEPMMRQDIFSYYTPASYLLVCVSSGYFVQDACDIILTGHAKGSWEFLIHHFLVLCSFLYTLFMQHYVAGATIALLVEVNSVTLHMRLMLKLAGAQFSPFYNFNKLLNVFTYVSFRLSAQFFLTWYIMHNYSWLDHAGYFMVTMIIMNVMILIYFYRLLRADFFPRRKTSSAVQNGTHSSSATPRFLNE, from the exons atggaggccTTGCTGCCCGTGTTGCAGCAGCATTCGGGACTCTCTGTGCTGGCCTGTGCGGTGGCCTTCCGCTGCGTCCACTACATGCTGCGGAACCTTCCAGTGCCCGATGAGGTGCAGCAGGATGCGTTCCGCTTCTGGAAGTGGAGGAACCTGTCGGTGTCGCTGGTCCATTCCCTGGTGACCGGTGTCTGGGCTGTGACCTG CTTGGTCCAGGAGCCAATGATGCGACAGGACATCTTCTCCTACTACACCCCAGCTTCATATCTCCTCGTCTGTGTTTCCTCAG GGTACTTTGTACAGGATGCTTGTGACATCATCCTCACAGGTCATGCGAAGGGCTCATGGGAGTTCTTGATTCATCATTTTCTG GTGCTGTGCAGCTTCCTGTACACGTTGTTCATGCAGCATTACGTGGCGGGCGCAACCATCGCCCTCCTGGTAGAGGTGAACAGTGTCACGCTGCACATGCGACTGATGCTCAAGCTGGCGGGGGCCCAGTTCTCTCCGTTCTACAACTTCAACAAGTTGCTCAACGTCTTCACCTACGTTTCCTTCCGTCTGAGTGCCCAGTTTTTCCTCACCTGGTACATCATGCACAACTACAGCTGGCTGGATCACGCCGGCTACTTCATGGTCACCATGATCATCATGAACGTGATGATCCTGATCTACTTCTACAGACTGCTCCGTGCTGATTTCTTCCCGCGACGGAAGACCAGCAGCGCGGTACAGAAtggcacacacagcagcagcgccACCCCCAGGTTCCTCAAcgaatga
- the nek8 gene encoding serine/threonine-protein kinase Nek8 produces the protein MEKYEKIKVVGRGAFGIVHLCRRRSDGALVILKEIPVEQMTRDERLAAQNECQVLKLLNHPNIIEYYENFLEDKALMIAMEYAPGGTLADYIQKRCNSLLDEDTILHFFVQILLALYHVHNKLILHRDLKTQNILLDKHQMIVKIGDFGISKILVSKSKAYTVVGTPCYISPELCEGKPYNQKSDIWALGCVLYELASLKRAFEAANLPALVLKIMSGTFAPISDRYSPELRQLILNMLNLDPSKRPQLNEIMAHPVCIRPLLNLHTDVGNVKMRRIEKPLSTVPAGAHGRPGGRVAGTRTRDGLMGLGPSKMMHSLPQSSVYTWGSGISSPLRLPMLNTEVLEVSLGRTQKMGVTKSGRLLTWEAPSLGLDDPCLPGAVDHMQPMFISRFLEGQSGVTINSVSCGDLFTACLTDRGIIMTFGSGSNGCLGHGSFNDVTQPKIVEALLGYELVQVSCGASHILAVTNEGEVFSWGRGDNGRLGLGNQDSHNTPQQVSVPADFEAQNVLCGVDCSMIISTQQQILACGSNRFNKLGLDQIVGIEEPVPPDQLEEVQAFRPIQSAPLSVEKIVYIDIGTSHSAAVTEKGQCLTFGSNQHGQLGCNSRRSSRVPYVVPKLQGITRAACGDAFTLAIGADGEVYTWGKGARGRLGRKEEDSGIPKAVQLDETHPFTVTSVACCHGNTLLAVKPLFEESVPK, from the exons ATggagaagtacgaaaaaataaaaGTAGTTGGAAGAGGCGCATTCGG TATAGTGCACCTTTGTCGGCGTCGCAGTGATGGGGCCCTGGTAATCCTGAAAGAGATTCCGGTGGAGCAGATGACGCGGGACGAACGTCTGGCAGCCCAGAACGAGTGCCAAGTTCTCAAATTACTCAACCACCCTAACATAATTGAGTACTATGAGAATTTTCTCGAAGACAAAGCGCTCATGATAGCAATGGAATATGCGCCAG GTGGGACGTTAGCTGATTACATTCAGAAACGCTGCAACTCCCTGCTGGATGAAGACACCATCCTGCACTTCTTTGTGCAGATCTTGCTGGCTCTGTATCACGTGCACAACAAACTCATTCTACACAGGGACCTGAAGACCCAAAACATCCTGCTGGACAAACACCAGATGATTGTCAAAATTGGGGACTTCGGGATCTCCAAAATCCTTGTCAGCAAGAGCAAGGCTTATACT GTAGTGGGGACGCCATGCTATATCTCTCCAGAGCTGTGTGAGGGCAAGCCTTACAACCAGAAGAGTGACATCTGGGCCCTGGGCTGTGTGCTTTATGAACTGGCCAGCTTGAAGAGAGCTTttgaagctgca AACCTGCCGGCCCTGGTCCTGAAGATCATGAGTGGGACCTTCGCGCCGATATCGGATCGCTACAGCCCCGAACTGCGGCAGCTCATCCTCAACATGTTGAACCTGGACCCCTCCAAGCGGCCGCAGCTCAACGAGATCATGGCCCACCCCGTCTGCATCCGCCCTCTGCTCAACCTCCACACCGACGTGGGCAACGTGAAAATGCGCAG GATTGAGAAGCCACTGTCTACTGTACCAGCGGGTGCTCATGGCAGACCAGGGGGGCGTGTGGCCGGAACCCGGACACGTG aTGGCCTGATGGGCCTTGGCCCCAGTAAGATGATGCACTCTCTTCCCCAGTCATCCGTGTACACCTGGGGCAGTGGTATCTCCTCCCCACTCCGGCTCCCCATGCTCAACACAGAGGTCCTGGAGGTGTCCCTGGGCCGCACCCAGAAGATGGGGGTCACCAAGTCAGGCCGCCTGCTTACCTGGGAG GCCCCGTCTCTGGGGTTAGATGACCCCTGCCTGCCCGGTGCTGTGGACCACATGCAGCCCATGTTCATATCCCGCTTCCTGGAGGGACAGTCTGGGGTCACCATCAATTCTGTGTCCTGTGGAGACCTCTTCACCGCCTGTCTGACTG ACCGAGGCATCATCATGACATTTGGTAGTGGCAGCAACGGATGCCTTGGGCACGGGAGTTTTAACGACGTGACGCAG cccaAGATTGTGGAGGCCCTGCTGGGCTACGAGCTGGTGCAGGTCTCCTGCGGAGCCTCCCACATCCTGGCCGTGACCAACGAGGGAGAGGTCTTCTCCTGGGGCCGTGGCGATAACG GTCGCCTGGGGCTGGGCAACCAGGACTCCCACAACACCCCGCAGCAGGTGAGCGTGCCGGCCGACTTTGAGGCCCAGAACGTGCTCTGTGGGGTGGACTGCTCCATGATCATCAGCACGCAGCAGCAGATCCTCGCCTGCGGGAGCAACAG GTTCAACAAGCTCGGGCTGGACCAAATAGTTGGAATAGAGGAGCCTGTCCCCCCGGATCAGCTGGAAGAGGTCCAAGCATTCCGTCCCATCCAATCAGCTCCTCTGAGTGTGGAGAAGATTGTTTACATTGATATAGGAACGTCCCATTCTGCTGCGGTCACAG AGAAGGGCCAGTGCTTGACCTTTGGCAGTAACCAGCACGGCCAGCTGGGCTGCAACTCTCGGCGTAGCAGCAGAGTGCCGTACGTGGTGCCCAAGCTCCAGGGCATCACCAGGGCAGCCTGCGGAGACGCCTTCACCCTGGCCATCGGAGCTG ATGGGGAGGTCTACACCTGGGGGAAGGGAGCTCGCGGTCGCCTGGGCAGGAAAGAGGAGGATTCTGGGATACCAAAGGCAGTTCAGCTTGACGAGACCCATCCATTCACCGTCACCTCGGTGGCTTGTTGTCATGGCAACACCCTCCTGGCGGTGAAAC ctCTGTTTGAAGAGTCTGTACCAAAGTGA